CTACCAGTGAAGTACTGCTCAGGGAAGCTGTGGGGAGAGATGCGGCCAGCCTCAGGATAGGAGTAGGCACCGATGTCCTCAACGGTCAGAGACCGCCACCGGCCTGGCAGCTCCTCGTCTGAGCGGTGGGCACCGCGGCTTTCACTGCGAAGCTTCTGGGCCACCAGGGCCTGCTGGGCCTCCAGGGTGGCAGGGAAGCGGAAGGGATCTCCAGCATATGGGGACAGCGTCCTGACAAAGGGGGGTGTGGCCTGCCCCTCGGGGCCCAGCTCCACATGCTGCGGGGCCTGGACTGTGGCAAAGCACGGGCTGCAGGGCCGCTCATAGGCCGCGGTCGCCTGTCGGTTGAAGATCTCATCCCGGCTGTTCAGATAGATTGCCTGTTGAGAAGCCGTCAGCGTGCTGGCCTGGGCATGCTCCTTTTCCTCCGAGGTCACACTGAAGCTGGAATAAGAGCTGGAGGTGGGCAGGGAGGCGACGTATTCAGGGAAGGCCTCATGGGAGAAGCTAGAGTGGAAGCCGTCTTCCTCGGCTGTGCTGTCAGTGGAGTGCTGGGACCGAAGAAAGCCCACATCCTTCACCTGCATGTCCATGCTCGGCCGGCGGTCCCTCCGCCGTTCCTCAGGGCAGTAGAGGGCTGTGTCGCTACAGTAAATGTCTGACTTGAACTGGGTCCGAGGGCTGGCTTTCTCAGCTACCTCCCGGAAGGCCAGGTCCCTGGCGGAGGCATTGGACAGGTGAGAGGACAGGCTGCTAGGTTCAGGCTTGTCCAGGACCTGGGAAATGACACACGTGGGGATGGTGTCAGCAAAGGACGGGTGGCAGAGGGGGGCCGGCAGGCCGCAGCCATGTTTCTCCATGTGGAGGCTGACCCGCTCCTGAAAGTCAGACGGCAGCTGGAACACAGGGAGGtggagcagggaggggagagagggaaaagacaagGGTCAAAGTCAGTCTCTGCATTCAACCAGGCCGATGTGGCCGCGATACAAATTGCCGGTTAGCGCTCGTAAAACAGTGTGGGGGCACGGTGAGGATCACTGGGGAGTGCCGTCTACCACAGAAAGCCTTTGGATATTTCTAGGGTGCTCCAGAACTAGAACTAGATTTCAAGGAAAAGTTCCTTTCTCCCCCTTCGCCTCCCTTTCATCCCACTACCAACGGAGAAGTCCAGCCTTCACCAACAGCGTGgaaatagtaaaaaataaaacgAAAAACCAGAATGCTGTTAGGGCTGTAAGGCAGCCACAGAAATGTCAGGGGTCAGGGGACCCGGCTCTGCCCCAGACTCGCCAGGAggccttgtttctttccttctccaggtcttaGTTTTGCTGTCTTTAAAATGACAGGATTGATCATCTCGAAGCCCCCTTCCACCACTGGCGTATTTGCTGGGATTCCAAGGCCTCTTTCTAACTCTGCCTTCATTAATGCACAAAATCTCGTCTTTGTCTGCTGCACCTCGCTCACTGGGTGtcatataggtgcttaataagcacgttttattcattccttcaccTTCCCTACTCTTCCTCTGCCCCAATATAGCGGGGTCATCTGGTGGGTTTCCAGATCAGAAGACTTTGGCAGAGAAGGCTTTTTTGCCTTTCCAAGATTTAAGATTCCCCCTTAAGAGTCCTCTCTGCTCAGTGCCCCCGGCTCTTTCCTGGACACACCTCAGCCCCCAACTCTCAGGCCCAGCTCTCATCCCAGCCCTACTCTtcttgttcccctcccccaatcaccTCCACCTGAAATAAGGCGAGTAATATTGCTGACGCCACCACCCGGGGCAGGCTGTGCCGGCAGCAGTATTAGACACAGCGGCTACAGATGCAACAAAGATTGAGGAAGAAAGGTAAGCGGAATGAGACTGACGGCCTCACCTCCAAGGATAAAATCAAGAGAATTGTGCCTGCAACACcccaggggtgtgtgtgtgtgtgtgtgtgtgcgtgcgcgcgttGTATGCAGGCATGTGTGTATGGatgcacatgtgtgtgcgtgcatgtatgtgtgtgtgcgagagagagagagaactggggtAGGCACGGTGCAGCCATCACACTACTGTTTGATCCATTTGTCAGTGCTCTGCCTGCGCTCCTTCCCAGATAGCCCCAACAGCTTGTTTTATCAGAAAGAACAGGAGCCTGGTGGCTGTGACgtcagggtttgaatccaggctctgctGTGCACTAGCTGGGGGACCCTGGATAAGTCTTCTACGAGCCTCAGGCTcataatctgcaaaatgggtgtCACCCTGTcccacagggttattatgaagaaagtactttgtaaagctGAAAGTGGTGAGAGAAGCGTGAGCTGTGGCTTTTTAATATGTCAAGGATTTGTGACTTCCTTCCACTGATACAGATTGCAACCTATCCAATATCTTACAGCTGACAGCTAAGAGTTGTCTTggtcaaaaaaaaatgttgattacTCTTCTGGCGGTGAGGGCTAGAGAAGAGACCGATGATATCACTGGTACAGAGAACTCCCAGGCGAAGGAATTCCCTTTACCAGGGCAGGTGAGTACCTTTTCTGAAAGTCATGTGGTCTTAAGAGAGTGTCCTAGTGaatgagaggttaagagacttgcttaaagtcacagggccggcaggatctgaacccaaggcctcctggctttgaggccGGTTCTCCATCTGCTATGTCCTGATGTCCCTCTAAtgatgaagaatttaaaaaggtGTGATGACAGCAGCCTATGAAACCATTACtaaggcatgggggaggggtgtgatcTGTGTCAGCAAGGATTGGATAGTGGAGACGGGGACAAAATAAATTCTCCCAGTATtaatgtgtctatatatacatacatgcatacacatatatacattaaatgtgtgtatatatacacacatgcacatccgCACACtcactatgtatgtatgtacatgtgtctatatacatgtgtccccagcacctagcacagtgactgcaCATGGCAGATGCTTCGTTAATGTTGACTTGCTTGGTTACCCTCAGAACCTTGGTTACCCTACTTTTCAGAAGTAGCAAGCTGCTGCTGTTGGACTGAGTGGACTAACGGGTTAGGAGGAGATGAcagggggagggatggaaggggagggggacagcACAGATGTAGTGACTTGGTGGGAGCGAGATGAGATGACAAGACTgagatgggaaggggagggagtgggatgAGGTAAGGAATGGGCAGGAGAGGTTCCTAGAAGGTGAGTGCAATAAGAGTTAAGTGGAGAGGGACAGGCCATTGAACAGGACAATCTGACTTTAGTCAGACTTCCAAATTTTCATGAGTCAGGCTACTGATGGCCCCACACTTACACTTACTTACTTAATATCAGTGTGAGGGGAGGAAGGCCCAGGCCTTCTTACAGAGGAGGTACCAGGCTACCCCAGAGAATGCCCCTTCTTTAGGCCCAGCTCAATCTAAGGCAAATTACTTGGGTGTCATTTTCCTTAACTAGAGAGGGCCCAAGACCTAAAACAATCAATCCCAGACAACAGCTTGTTATAGAAAGTGGTAAAGCCCTGACTTGGAAGTCAGAAAACATGGGTTCCTGGCCCCATCCTTGGACAACAGACACATCCTGTGTCACTAAAACCACAGTGGACGCCTTTTCGGCTTGGCAGGACTTACTACAGCTCACTAGAGCTCACTAGTTCTAGTCTTCGGGGGCCCAGGAACACCTCTACAGCACAGATGGAGGCATCCGAGGAGGACTTTAATGATTGTGGTTATTTCTGATAGCCTGTCCCCTCCTAGAACAATGGTaccaaaatcaaatagaaatggtctCCGCAGGTTACTTAgaagtgacttagaaaactacaaatgaacACTGTCTATGTtggacttttatttattttgctaaacatttcccggtt
This region of Trichosurus vulpecula isolate mTriVul1 chromosome 3, mTriVul1.pri, whole genome shotgun sequence genomic DNA includes:
- the BEGAIN gene encoding brain-enriched guanylate kinase-associated protein; translated protein: MPTPSRDHILAETTGAQTQWKQNKDTGPIGQHYEEEKRALSHEIVALNNHLLEAKVTIDKLSEDNELYRKDCNLAAQLLQCSKTYDRSHTVSELPSDFQERVSLHMEKHGCGLPAPLCHPSFADTIPTCVISQVLDKPEPSSLSSHLSNASARDLAFREVAEKASPRTQFKSDIYCSDTALYCPEERRRDRRPSMDMQVKDVGFLRSQHSTDSTAEEDGFHSSFSHEAFPEYVASLPTSSSYSSFSVTSEEKEHAQASTLTASQQAIYLNSRDEIFNRQATAAYERPCSPCFATVQAPQHVELGPEGQATPPFVRTLSPYAGDPFRFPATLEAQQALVAQKLRSESRGAHRSDEELPGRWRSLTVEDIGAYSYPEAGRISPHSFPEQYFTGSPGKKADSRASPIYPTYKADSFSEGDDLSQSQLVDSCFLPEDSNMNLNISPGRPPDQLPAYAPSEAGSERLTVQMCGDGRVSPVPEGSPRLGGSYANVSPASSAGSLEPSSMEASPEIHLSSKEPGLHPSIHSKQQQFQRTPSTGLSRKDSLTKAQFYGTLLN